A region of Chrysiogenia bacterium DNA encodes the following proteins:
- a CDS encoding helix-turn-helix transcriptional regulator, with translation MQKFSTYLRQLRKEARLTQEELAQTLGVSNTYIHQLETGKIDAPTEERARQLAEILGVSSDELWDLARKERLLRFARREGIDTEEGLAEVTEAQTRSALEKHEIALINLIRGLDRQTLRHFNDTVYMLLRYSPEKRIQRMLREYIDTTKVA, from the coding sequence ATGCAGAAATTCAGCACCTACCTGCGGCAGCTACGCAAAGAAGCGCGGCTCACCCAGGAAGAACTGGCGCAGACGCTGGGGGTGTCCAACACTTACATTCACCAGCTCGAGACCGGTAAAATCGATGCTCCGACTGAAGAGAGAGCCCGTCAACTTGCTGAAATCCTTGGGGTTTCCTCTGACGAGCTCTGGGACCTGGCCCGCAAGGAGCGCCTGCTGCGTTTCGCGCGTCGCGAGGGCATCGATACCGAAGAGGGGCTGGCCGAGGTGACCGAGGCGCAGACCCGCTCGGCGCTCGAAAAACACGAGATTGCGCTCATCAATTTGATCCGCGGCCTGGACCGCCAGACGCTGCGGCACTTCAACGATACCGTCTATATGTTGCTCCGCTACTCGCCCGAAAAGCGCATCCAGCGAATGCTGCGCGAATATATCGATACGACGAAGGTGGCCTGA